GTCCTCCCGGTGGCCGAGGCCCCGGGCCATCTTCGCGAGCACGGCGTCGGAGAGCGCGTACTCCAAGGTGGCCGACGCGGCCTGCCGGTAGTCGGAGTCGCCGGGCTTGCGCTCGGGCGCGTCGGGCCGGAAGGGGACGAAACCGTCCCGGAGGTACTCGGCGTTGCCCTCCCGGCCCACCTGCATGGACTCCGCCGGCGGCACCCCGTCGGCGTTCTTGCGCAGCGCCCGGTAGACCTCCTCCTCGTGGCCCCTCAGCAGCCCGTGCTGATAGGCGTTGGTGAGGTAGGGCGTCACGGGGTCACCGGTCATGATGTTCGTCTCGACCGTGGCGTACCCCCATTTGGGCAGCCAGCCGCTCTCGGTGTCGATCCGCAGCACCGACAGCGCCATGTCCCGCGCCTCGCCCGGCGCGAGCAGCGCCAGCAGCTGCGCCTGGGTGCGGTAGGTGTCCCACAGGGACCAGTTCTGGTAGTAGGTGAAGCCCTCGGCGCGGTGCGTGCGCTGGTCCCAGCCCACGTAGCGGCCGTCGGCGTCGCTGCCGATGTTGGGGGTGAGGAAGGAGCGGTAGAGCGAGGAGTAGAAGGCGCGCCGCAGCGCCTTCCCGCCGCCCACGGCCCGTACCGAACCCAGCCGCTTCTCCCAGGCGGAGCGCGCGGCCTCGGCCGTACGGTCGAAGCCGCCCGGCTGCGCCCGGAGGTTGCCCGCCGCGCCCGCCGCGTCGACGTAGCTGATGGCGGTGGTGGCCTCGACGGTCCGGTCGGCGGTGGTGTCGAAGCGGACCCAGGCGCCGTTGCGGCCGGTGGAGGTGGAGTGCTTGGACCGGTCGGTGACCGTCCCGCCGTTCCAGGTGCCGTAGGCGGTGAAGGGGCGGTCGAAACGGGTGAGGGTGTGGAGGGTGTACGGGCGGGTGTCCCGGCAGAAGCCCCGGCCGGTGATGGTGGTGCGGACGGTACGGGAGTCCAGGATCTCGACGGTGGTGGAGACCGTCTTGTGGATCGACTGTCCGGCGTTCAGCAGGACATTGGCCTTGTCCGTCGCGGGGAAGGTGTAGCGCTGGTGACCGGTGCGGACACCCGCCGTCAGCTCGGCGGTGATGCCGGTCCCCAGAGCGACCCGGTAGTAGCCGGGGTGCGCCTTCTCGTCCGCGTGGTCGAATTTCGCGGCGTAGCGCCCGTAGTCGGTCTCCGTCACCTCACCCGTGGTGGGCAGGACCGGCAGATCGCCGCCGAGGTTGCAGCCGACCCCGGACAGGTGCACGGAGCTGAAGCCGCGGATGTGGTCGTCCTTGTAGTCGTAGCCGAAGTTGC
The window above is part of the Streptomyces syringium genome. Proteins encoded here:
- a CDS encoding GH92 family glycosyl hydrolase, which produces MRWTERPRPRILTVALALAAMLGGTALVSAPAAPRAEPLTDLVNPFIGTQNAGNTFPGASVPFGMVQLSPDTRRNFGYDYKDDHIRGFSSVHLSGVGCNLGGDLPVLPTTGEVTETDYGRYAAKFDHADEKAHPGYYRVALGTGITAELTAGVRTGHQRYTFPATDKANVLLNAGQSIHKTVSTTVEILDSRTVRTTITGRGFCRDTRPYTLHTLTRFDRPFTAYGTWNGGTVTDRSKHSTSTGRNGAWVRFDTTADRTVEATTAISYVDAAGAAGNLRAQPGGFDRTAEAARSAWEKRLGSVRAVGGGKALRRAFYSSLYRSFLTPNIGSDADGRYVGWDQRTHRAEGFTYYQNWSLWDTYRTQAQLLALLAPGEARDMALSVLRIDTESGWLPKWGYATVETNIMTGDPVTPYLTNAYQHGLLRGHEEEVYRALRKNADGVPPAESMQVGREGNAEYLRDGFVPFRPDAPERKPGDSDYRQAASATLEYALSDAVLAKMARGLGHREDAERYAARSLNYRKLHDKATGFFRPRDASGAFTGAADPAKSPGFHEGTAWQYQWLVPHDVPGMVELIGGKEAADKRLDAFFAYDKLLADPARTAREVWVNGPYAYYNADKYNPQNEPDLIAPYTYLSTGKPWKTTDVVHAALTLFTDTPTGMTGNDDLGTMSSWMVLSAIGVYPVQPGGDVWGLSTPVFDRVDLRLDRRWYPRGGFAVTAPGTSGTDRYIRSAHLDGKQLDRTYLSTAELRQGRRLDFRVGPSPSRWGTARSSAAPAIG